CCACGATCTGCTGCTGCTCTCCTTCCGTGTCGGTCGCTGGGACCTGCTGGTGATCCCTCCGGAGACCGCCCCCGAGACCGCCGCCCGCCTGATGGCCGCCGCCGGCGACCCCCACAACCGGCTCAAGGCGAGCGGCCTCATGGCCGCGGCGCAGGACGACTGAACGAGGGAGACGACAGGGGAGTCCGACAGCGCACACAGCCAGGGGCAGACGCTGCCCCGCCGACCTCGCGACGACATCTGAAAGGCTCACCACGTGACCGGCACCACGAGCGAACCGACCATCGCCCCGCAGCAGGCACTCCTACCGGCCCGATTGGTCCTGGCGGGGCCGGACACCGGACTCCGCCGGACCGACGGAGCCTGGTGGCCCCGCTCGCACGACCTGGCGGGCGAACTGCCCGCTCTGCTCATGGCGCTGAACGCGCGGTGGGGCCGCATCACCCGGATCACGGTCGACAGCGGCATGTGGCCCGTCAGTCCCCGCCGGATGACTCTCGCGGGCCGGATGGTGCATCTGAGCCGCTGCGGTACCCCGGCCGGCCGGCACAAGATCTGTCTGCTGTCCTACGGCGTCGGCCGTTGCGACCTGCTGGTCGTGCCGCCCGAGTCACCACCGGACGAAGCCCGCCACCTCATGGACGAGGCCCGTGACATGCCCTCTTCCCCAAAGAGCCCCCGATGAGGTTCACAAAGCACCCCGGAAACCATTCAGGGGCCTTACGAAGAAGGGGTGGCGGGGTTACCTGTCGCCCTGATGCCTTGGCGAGTTGCAGGTCGCGTTGCGTCCGGCACGGGCCGCGGTGCCCGTGCCGGAGCTCGGCGGGTCGCCGTCTGGTTCCACATTGATGAGGTGCTGTCATACCGCTCACGCCGTGGGCGTGGCGTGGGTTTCGATGAAGTCGGTCACGAGCTTGACGAAAGCGTCCTCCTGCTCGAAGAACATCACGTGACCCGCGTCGAGCTCGGCGTAGCTGCTGTGCGGGATTGCGGCGTGCAGGGCGCGGCTGTGCTCGACGGGGACCGTGATGTCCTGGCTGCCGCCGAGGACGAGGGTGGGGGCCTGGATACGGGGCAGCAGGTGGCGGATGTCGACCTGCAAGTCGTAAGCGATGTGGCGCAGGGTGCCCTTGGTGGGTGGCATGTTGGGGATCAGGGCCTCGAACTGTTCACGGCCGATGGTGTTGAGGAAGCCACGGCTGAAGCCGGTCATCGCTACGGCGCGGCCGAACGACGCAGGGTCACTGGTTCCCAGGTTCTGCCACAGGGTGAAGAGGCTGGTCAGGTACTCGTCACTGTCGGTGTGGGCCCAACCGGCCACCAGGATCAGCCGTCGTACGAGGTCGGGGCGCAGGGCGGCGACGGTGGCGGTGACGGTGGAACCCATGGAGAAGCCGAGCAGGTCGACCGGTCCGTCGGCCACGTCCTCGATGACGGCGATGACCTGGGCGGCGAGCCCTTCGGCGGTCAGTGGGGCACCATCATCGAGGGTGTTTTCGGTGCCCGACAGGTCGGGTGTGATCACCGTGCGGTGGGCGGTGAACCGGGGCTTGGTCCGACCCCAGTTGACGGCGGCGCCTGCTGATCCGGTGCCGTGCACCAGGACGAGCGCGGGGCCGGTGCCGGTCTTCTCGTAGTGAACCTGTGCGCCGCCGACGGTAATGGTGGCCATGGAACGCTCCCTGTGTGGTGGTCGGGGCACGGTGCTCCCGGGCCCCGACTCACACTGCCGCCGTGGCGGACGGGCCGGGAGAGGCCTCTTCACCCTGGGATCGGGGGTCCCTGGTTGAGCCGTCGAGGGTGTAGCAGGATGATCACCATGACGATCGACCGTGACGGACTCGCCGACTTCCTGCGCCGCTCCCGCGACCGTGTGCGCCCGCAGGACGTGGGGCTTCCCGTCGGCACGCGGCGCCGTACCCCGGGCCTCCGTCGCGAGGAGATCGCCCAGCTTGCCGCGATGTCGGTCGACTACTACATCCGTCTCGAACAGGGCCGTGGCCCGCAGCCCTCCCCTGAGATGCTCGCCGCACTGGCCCGCGCCCTGCGCCTGTCCGACGACGAACGCGACCACCTCCACCTCCTCGCCGGCCGGCGCCCGCCCGCCGGCCGCATCTCCGGCGACCACGTGAGTCCGGGACTGCTCCACCTGCTGGACCAGCTGCCCACCACCCCGGTCCAGGTACTCGGCGACCTCGGTGACGTCCTGGCTCAGAACGCTATGGCCGAAGCGCTCCTGGGCGGGGTGTGCACTGTGTCCGAGCACGGGCGCAACGTGGTCTGGCGCTGGTTCACCGACCCGGCGCAGCGCACCGCGTACCCGGCCGACGAGCACGACCACTACAGCCGGCTCCACGTGGCCGATCTGCGGGCGGCCGCGGGCCGCCGCGTGGGCGACCCTGCCGTGACGCGCCTGGTGGAGCGGCTGAGGAAGGCGAGTGAGGAGTTCTCCGGCTTGTGGGAGCTGCACGAGGTCGCGGTGCGCAGAGCATCGCGCATGCGCATCGTGCACCCGCTGATCGGCCCCGTCGACTTGGACTGCCAGGTGCTGTTCGCGCCGGAGGGCGACCAGCGGGTGGTCCTCCACACCCCGCCCGTCGGCAGCGACACCGCCGAACGCCTCGCCCTGCTGAAGGTCGTTGGCACCGGCCAATTCTCCACGCCCCGCTGACAATCAGGCGCCACCGAGGTCCGTACCCGGAGGATCACTCGCTGGTCCTCAACCGCACTTCAGGTCTTACGGCCTTCGCATGACCTGCACGGCGTGCGGGGTCCGCACCGAAGTGCACCCCATGACGACCTCAGGGCCTGCCCCCCAGGGGATGCGTGTTCCGGCTACGGAGCCGAAGCGTGCCGGCTCCGTATCGCGAAGGGAATCACCCGTACGGGCTCCGGCACGCCGACCGGACATGGATGGAGGAGCTGGGGACGGAGAAGGTGCTCATGGATGAGCGCATGGGTCACATCGACGGTTCGGTCTCGGCTCGCCATTCCCATGTGACGCAGGCCATGCGCGACCTCTGGGAGACGATCCCAAGATCATCTCCCGGTTTCTCCCAAGGCCTTCCGGAAACGGATCAGGGGCCCGACTCTCGATGAGAGTCAGGCCCCTGACCTGGTGTTTCAGCTGTCGGGGTGGCGGGATTTGAACCCACGACCTCTTCGTCCCGAACGAAGCGCGCTGCCAAGCTGCGCTACACCCCGATGTGCCCCCGAGTTTCCGCTTTCGCAGCTCCCCGGCGCAACGAGCTCTACTTTAGCGGACCCGGGCCCGGAGACGAAATCCGATTCCCGGGGCCGCTCGCGCGGGGCTCAGTCGCGCGCGGTCAGGGTGAGCAGGGTGGCCTCGGGCGGACACGCGAAGCGGACCGGGGTGTAGCGGTTCGTGCCGCAGCCCGCGGAGACATGGAGGTAGGAGCGGTTGCCGCCGGCCCGGTGGGTGGAGAGGCCCTTCACGCGCTTCGTGTCGATGTCGCAGTTGGTGACGAGAGCGCCGTAGAAGGGGATGCAGAGCTGGCCGCCGTGGGTGTGCCCGGCGAGGATCAGCGGGTAGCGGTCGGCGGTGAAGGCGTCGAGCACCCGCAGGTACGGGGCGTGGACGACGGCGAGCGAGAAGTCGGCGTCCTCGCGCGGGCCGCCCGTGACGTGTGCGTACCGGTCGCGCTTGATGTGCGGGTCGTCGAGGCCGGTCAGGGCGATCTCGTAACCGTCGATCTTGAGGCTGCCCCGGGCGTTGGTGAGGTTGACCCAGCCCGCGCAGTCGAAGCCGTCGCGCAGGTCCTCCCACGGGTTGTGGATCGCGGCGACCGCCGGGGCGTTGCCGTTCAGCCCGTGCCGGCCGCTGGCCTTCTCCAGCAGGTAGCGGGCGGGATTGCGCAGCTTGGGGCCGTAGTAGTCGTTGGAGCCGAAGACGTAGGCGCCGGGAAACTCCATCAGCGGACCGAGGGCGTCGAGCGTCTCGGGCACGCCCTCCGGGTCGGAGAGGTTGTCTCCGGTGTTGATGACGAAGTCGGGGCGGAGCCCGGCCAGGGACTGGAGCCAGCGCTGCTTCTTGCGCTGCCCGCCGACCATGTGGATGTCGGAGACCTGGAGGACCCGCAGCGGCCGCATGCCTCGCGGCAGCACGGGCACGGTGACCCGCCGCAGCCGGAAGGAGCGGACTTCGAAGCCGGCGGCATAGGCAATGCCGGCGGCGCCGACGGCCGTGATTCCCAGGGGTACTCCGTATCGCGCGCGCATGCTGCCCATGGTCGCAGACCGCGGGGGCCGCCGGGTCACGGGCCGGGGCCAAGGCGGGAGTTGCCTGCGGCGAGGGCGGGCCACCGGGCGGCTGGGTGGCCTGGACCGGGCGCCTTCAGGCTCCTGCACGGGCGTTCTCATCGGCCGTCCGGGCCGTTAATGCGGAGCGCACGCGTGGGCCGGGTGCGAAGATTGCGCCATGACCACCCTCAAGTCCAAGCTCCACGATGACCTCACGACCGCCATCAAGGCGCGCGACGAGCTGCGCTCCTCGACGCTCCGCCTCACCCTCTCCGCGATCGCGTACGAGGAGACCGCGGGCAAGTCCGCCCGTGAGCTCTCCGACGACGAGGTGCAGAAGGTGATCACGCGCGAGGCCAAGAAGCGTCGCGAGGCGGCCGAGGCCTTCGACAAGGGCGGCCGGGCCGAGTCGGCCGAGCGGGAGCGCGCGGAGGGCGAGGTGCTCGCCGAGTACCTTCCCCAGCAGCTGACGGACGAGGAGCTGGCCTCGATCGTGGCGGCCGCGGTGGCGGAGGCCCGGGCCGGCGGCGCCGAGGGGCCCCGTGCGATGGGCGCGGTCATGAAGATCGTGAACCCCCAGGTGGCGGGCCGCGCCGAGGGCGGCCGGGTCGCGGCCCAGGTGAAGAAGCTGCTCGCGGGCTGATCACCGGATACCTACGACGGAGGGGCGCCCGGACCGTATCGGTCCGGGCGCCCCTCCGCACATCGAGGCTCCCGCGGGCTATCGCCCGTCGTTGCCGCCGATGACGCCCGGCGGGATGGAGAACCGGGGCCACGGCTTGTTCTTGCCGGGCTTGTTCGGCTTGTTGGGCTTGCCCCGGCCGCCCTTGTCCGAGCCCTTGGGCTTCTCCGGCTCGGCGATCGCGACGGTGTCGAAGGTCGGCGCGGGCTTGCCCTCCAGCGCCCCGGCCATGGCATCACGCCAGATGGGGCCCGGGGTGTCACCGCCGTAGACCTTGTCGTGGTACTGGCCGCCGATGGTGATGCCCTCCATCTCGACGTCCTTGCCCGAGCCGCCGACCCAGACCGCACCGGCCATGTTCGGGGTGTAGCCGACGAACCAGGCGGCCTTGCGCTCGTCCGTCGTACCGGTCTTGCCGGCGCTGTCCCGGCCGCTGAGCCCGGCCTCCTTGCCCGTGCCGTCCTCGACCACGCCCTTGAGCAGGGTGTTGACGGTGTCGGCGGTCTCCTCGGACATGGCCCGGGAGCAGTGCGACTTCGGCACGTTCAGGCTCTTGCCGTTCGGACCGGTGGCGGAGCCGATGAGGACGGGGGTGCAGTACTTGCCGCCATTGGCGAACGCGGCGTAGGCGGCGGCCATCTTGAGCGGGGACATGCCCTGCGTACCGAGGGCGATCGACGGCACCTGGTCGATCTTCGCGCCGGACGCGGGCTTCAGGCCCAGCTTCGTCGCCATCTTCGTCACCGGGCAGACGCCGATGTCGCCGATCATCTGGATGAAGTAGGTGTTGACCGACTTCCCCGTCGCCTCCCGCATCCCGTACGGGCCGACCTCACTGCGGTTCTCGTTGCTGACCATGTCACCCCCGCCGTTCTTCCAGGGGCGGCCGCAGGTCTCGACCTCGTCCGGGTAGGGCATCTGGTACGGCGACGAGTAGACCTTGTTGGGCGAGATGCCCTCTTCCAGGGCGGCCGCCGCGAGGATCGGCTTGAAGGTCGAGCCGGTCTGGAAACCGAAGTTCGACCCGCTCATGGCCTTGTCGGCCGAGAGGTTGATCTGCGTCTGGTACTCGCCGAAGCCGTACGGGCGGGACTGCCCCATGCCGAGCACCTTGCCGGTGCCGGGCTCGACGATGGAGACGGCGGTGGCCACCGGGTCCGACTGGTAGACGTGGTCGGTGATCGACTTCTGCACGGACTTCTGGGTCTGCGGGTCCAGGGTGGTCCGGATCGTCATGCCGCCCTGGTTCCACCGCTTGGCCCGCGCCTCCTTCGTCTTGCCGAAGACGGGGTCCTGGAGGAACACCTCGCGCACGTAGTCGCAGAAGAAGCCGGCGCCGTTGACGGCGGTGATGCAGCCGCTCTTGGGGCGGCTGACCTTCAGCTTGAGCGGCTTGGCCTGGGCGGCGGCTGCCTCGGCCGGGGTGATGTTCTTCGTCTCGGCCATGCGCTGCAGCACGATGTTGCGGCGCTTGGTGGCTTCCTTCGGGGCGTTGACCGGGTCGAAGCGGCTCGGCGACTGGACGATGCCGGCCAGCAGCGCGGACTCGTCGAGGCTGAGGTCCTTGGCCCGCTTGCTGAAGTAGCGCTGGGCGGCGGCCTCCACGCCGTAGGACTGCTGCCCGAAGAAGGTGATGTTCAGGTAGTTGTTGAGGATGCGCTCCTTGCCGAGTTCCTTCTCGACCTGGATGGCGTACTTCAGCTCCTTGACCTTGCGGCCGATGGTCTGCTGAGTGGCGACGGCGACCTTGGCCGGGTCGTCGCCCGCCTCCTCGACGAAGACGTTCTTGACGTACTGCTGGGTGAGCGTCGAGGCGCCCTCGGAGACGCCGCCCGACTGGGCGTTCTTGTTGAGCGCGCGGAGCACGCCCTTGAGGTCCACCGCGCCGTGCTCGTAGAAGCGGGCGTCCTCGATCGCGACGATCGCCTTCCGCATGTACGGAGAGATCTGATTCAGCGGCACGACCGTGCGGTCGCGGGAGTACACCTTTGCTATCTCGCCGCCCTGGGCGTCGAGGATGGTGGTGCGCTGGCTCAGGGGCGGGGTTTTGAGATTGGCCGGGATCTCGTCGAATCCTTCGACGGACTCCTTGGCCGCCAGCCCCATCGCCCCGATCGCCGGCAGGGCCAGACCCGCCAGGACCGCTCCGGAGAGCACGCTGACGCCTAGGAATTTCGCGGCCTGCCGGGTCACGGTGGGACCCTCGCCCGAGCGCTTCTTAGCCATAGGAGGAAGCCTACGTTCTCATTCGGCGGACAGACGCCCGTGTGTTCGCCTACGCTGTTTCACGCCAGTAACTGTGGTGCGGTTCCGCATCACCGCCGCTCTCACTCTTGTGAGTGATGAGACGTGTCCGTATTGCCGCCTGTGTTACCGGGTGCCCGCCACGACAAGGGCGGACCGTCCCGCTATGCGGTGGTTGGTCGCTGATGTCGCCAGGTCACTCCGTTGGGTGATCTGCCGCGTACGCATAGTCCGTTCGGGCCATTCAAGATTGGGCCCGAAGGGGGTGTTGCCCCCTGCCTGCCTTCCGTAACGTCCTCAACTGGCAACGGTGAATATGCCGCTGCCGCCGTGGGGGAGCCTCGATTCGGGAGAGGACGGCGCCAGCATGAGCTGGGTAACCGACTGGAGTGCGCAGGCAGCCTGCCGCACTACCGATCCGGATGAACTATTCGTTCAGGGCGCAGCGCAGAACAGGGCCAAGGCGGTCTGCACCGGGTGCCCGGTGCGTACGGAGTGTCTGGCCGACGCGCTGGACAACCGTGTGGAGTTCGGCGTGTGGGGTGGGATGACCGAGCGCGAGCGGCGGGCGCTGCTGCGCCGTCGGCCCACGGTCACGTCCTGGCGCAGGCTCTTGGAGACGGCCCGTACGGAGTACGAGCGCGGTTCCGGGATCCTGCCGCTGGGCGACGAGGAGTACGACGAGTACGCCGCCGTCGGGTAGCCGGCGAGTGGTGGACGGCGGGTAGCCGAGGGCGCCCGTGCCGGTGCCCGTGCCCCTGTCGGTACCGGCGTCGGTCGCGGTTGCGCGCATACCGACGTCCTTCAGCGCCGGCCGACGTCCTTCAGTGACGTCGAGCGGTGACGGCGGGCGGTCGTCAAGCGGTGACGACGCGCGTGGTGGCACCCGAGCAGTCGTCCGATGGTGACGACGATGCCGGTGCCCACGATTCCGGTTCCGTGCCGACTCGGTGCCGGGGCGCGTCCGTGCTTCTCGCTGCGTGCTTCTCGCGGCGCCCTGAGCGCCCATTGCCGTGCTCTGCGGGCCCTCTCCCTACGGGCTTGTGTCTTCTACGGGCTCTCGGCGCCCTTGCCGTCCGCGGTGGCTTCCGCGGAGGCGGTGTCGTGCCGGGCCGACTGGACCGCGAGACGTTCACCGATCGCCCGCAGGCCTGCCAGATCGTGTACATCTCCGGGCAGGGCGGCCACCTCGGCCACAGGGACCTCGGGGTGCAGCGAAGTGAAGCGGTCGCGCGTACGACGCTCACGGGCGAGGACCTGCATGCGCTCGGCGTGCAGGCGCAGCAGTCCCGCGGTGAGGCGCGCGGTGGAGTCCTTGGACGGCGCGGATGGTGCGGGTTCTCCTGAGGGCGCGGGCTGGGGGGAGCCGCTCCTGGGAGAGGACGTGTCGGAGGGAGTGCGGGTGCCGGGGTCGTCGGCGGTACGTGACCCAGTCTGCCCGCTGTCTCGATCCACAATGCCGACGCCATCAAGATTTTCTGAGGAATCCGGGGTGCGCGGGACTCCCGAGCCGTCCGCCAGGGCCTGCGCCGCGGCGAGGGCCCGTTCGGCCGAGAGGCGTGCCGCCCCGCTGCCGTGGACCCGGTTCAGTACGAGCCCGGCCAGCGGCATCCGTTCGGCGGCCAGCCGTTCGACGAAGTAGGCCGCTTCCCGCAGGGCGTCCCGCTCCGGAGCGGCGACGACCAGGAAGGCCGTACCGGGGGCCTGGAGCAGCCGGTAGGTGGCGTCGGCGCGGGTACGGAACCCGCCGAACATGGTGTCCATGGCGGAGACGAAGGTCTGTACGTCCCGCAGGAGCTGTCCGCCCATCAGCTTGTTGAGCGGCCCGCTCATCATCGACATGCCGACGCCCAGGAACTTCATCCCGGCCCGGCCGCCGATCTTCGCCGGCGTCATCAGGACCTTGATGAACTTCCCGTCCAGGAAGGAGCCCAGGCGGCTCGGCGCGTCGAGGAAGTCGAGCGCGGAGCGGCTCGGCGGGGTGTCGACGACGATCAGATCCCACTCGTCACGGGCGCGGAGTTGGCCGAGTTTCTCCATGGCCATGTACTCCTGCGTACCGGCGAAGCCGGCCGACAGCGACTGGTAGAAGGGGTTCTCCAGGATCGCCCGGGCGCGCTCCTTGTCGGCGTGCGTCTCGACGATCTCGTCGAACGTCCGCTTCATGTCGAGCATCATGGCGTGCAGTTCGCCACCGGCGGATTTATCAATTCCGGTTACTGGGCGGGGCACGTTGTCGAGTTCGTCGATGCCCATCGACTGGGCCAGCCGACGGGCCGGGTCGATAGTGAGGACGACGACCTTCCGGCCGCGCTCGGCAGCCCGCAGGCCCAGCGCGGCGGCGGTCGTGGTCTTGCCGACCCCGCCCGAACCGCAGCACACCACGATGCGGGTGCGGGGGTTGTCCAGGACCGGGTCGATGTCGAGGGCGGACGCCGCGTCGAGGCCGTTCGTCCAGGCGCCGGCGGCGCCCGCCGTGGCCGCGTCCTCTGCGGTGACACTCACCGAGCCAC
The window above is part of the Streptomyces syringium genome. Proteins encoded here:
- a CDS encoding transglycosylase domain-containing protein codes for the protein MAKKRSGEGPTVTRQAAKFLGVSVLSGAVLAGLALPAIGAMGLAAKESVEGFDEIPANLKTPPLSQRTTILDAQGGEIAKVYSRDRTVVPLNQISPYMRKAIVAIEDARFYEHGAVDLKGVLRALNKNAQSGGVSEGASTLTQQYVKNVFVEEAGDDPAKVAVATQQTIGRKVKELKYAIQVEKELGKERILNNYLNITFFGQQSYGVEAAAQRYFSKRAKDLSLDESALLAGIVQSPSRFDPVNAPKEATKRRNIVLQRMAETKNITPAEAAAAQAKPLKLKVSRPKSGCITAVNGAGFFCDYVREVFLQDPVFGKTKEARAKRWNQGGMTIRTTLDPQTQKSVQKSITDHVYQSDPVATAVSIVEPGTGKVLGMGQSRPYGFGEYQTQINLSADKAMSGSNFGFQTGSTFKPILAAAALEEGISPNKVYSSPYQMPYPDEVETCGRPWKNGGGDMVSNENRSEVGPYGMREATGKSVNTYFIQMIGDIGVCPVTKMATKLGLKPASGAKIDQVPSIALGTQGMSPLKMAAAYAAFANGGKYCTPVLIGSATGPNGKSLNVPKSHCSRAMSEETADTVNTLLKGVVEDGTGKEAGLSGRDSAGKTGTTDERKAAWFVGYTPNMAGAVWVGGSGKDVEMEGITIGGQYHDKVYGGDTPGPIWRDAMAGALEGKPAPTFDTVAIAEPEKPKGSDKGGRGKPNKPNKPGKNKPWPRFSIPPGVIGGNDGR
- a CDS encoding alpha/beta fold hydrolase, with the protein product MATITVGGAQVHYEKTGTGPALVLVHGTGSAGAAVNWGRTKPRFTAHRTVITPDLSGTENTLDDGAPLTAEGLAAQVIAVIEDVADGPVDLLGFSMGSTVTATVAALRPDLVRRLILVAGWAHTDSDEYLTSLFTLWQNLGTSDPASFGRAVAMTGFSRGFLNTIGREQFEALIPNMPPTKGTLRHIAYDLQVDIRHLLPRIQAPTLVLGGSQDITVPVEHSRALHAAIPHSSYAELDAGHVMFFEQEDAFVKLVTDFIETHATPTA
- a CDS encoding helix-turn-helix transcriptional regulator, which translates into the protein MITMTIDRDGLADFLRRSRDRVRPQDVGLPVGTRRRTPGLRREEIAQLAAMSVDYYIRLEQGRGPQPSPEMLAALARALRLSDDERDHLHLLAGRRPPAGRISGDHVSPGLLHLLDQLPTTPVQVLGDLGDVLAQNAMAEALLGGVCTVSEHGRNVVWRWFTDPAQRTAYPADEHDHYSRLHVADLRAAAGRRVGDPAVTRLVERLRKASEEFSGLWELHEVAVRRASRMRIVHPLIGPVDLDCQVLFAPEGDQRVVLHTPPVGSDTAERLALLKVVGTGQFSTPR
- a CDS encoding GatB/YqeY domain-containing protein, with protein sequence MTTLKSKLHDDLTTAIKARDELRSSTLRLTLSAIAYEETAGKSARELSDDEVQKVITREAKKRREAAEAFDKGGRAESAERERAEGEVLAEYLPQQLTDEELASIVAAAVAEARAGGAEGPRAMGAVMKIVNPQVAGRAEGGRVAAQVKKLLAG
- a CDS encoding metallophosphoesterase; its protein translation is MRARYGVPLGITAVGAAGIAYAAGFEVRSFRLRRVTVPVLPRGMRPLRVLQVSDIHMVGGQRKKQRWLQSLAGLRPDFVINTGDNLSDPEGVPETLDALGPLMEFPGAYVFGSNDYYGPKLRNPARYLLEKASGRHGLNGNAPAVAAIHNPWEDLRDGFDCAGWVNLTNARGSLKIDGYEIALTGLDDPHIKRDRYAHVTGGPREDADFSLAVVHAPYLRVLDAFTADRYPLILAGHTHGGQLCIPFYGALVTNCDIDTKRVKGLSTHRAGGNRSYLHVSAGCGTNRYTPVRFACPPEATLLTLTARD
- a CDS encoding WhiB family transcriptional regulator, coding for MSWVTDWSAQAACRTTDPDELFVQGAAQNRAKAVCTGCPVRTECLADALDNRVEFGVWGGMTERERRALLRRRPTVTSWRRLLETARTEYERGSGILPLGDEEYDEYAAVG
- a CDS encoding ArsA family ATPase gives rise to the protein MSVTAEDAATAGAAGAWTNGLDAASALDIDPVLDNPRTRIVVCCGSGGVGKTTTAAALGLRAAERGRKVVVLTIDPARRLAQSMGIDELDNVPRPVTGIDKSAGGELHAMMLDMKRTFDEIVETHADKERARAILENPFYQSLSAGFAGTQEYMAMEKLGQLRARDEWDLIVVDTPPSRSALDFLDAPSRLGSFLDGKFIKVLMTPAKIGGRAGMKFLGVGMSMMSGPLNKLMGGQLLRDVQTFVSAMDTMFGGFRTRADATYRLLQAPGTAFLVVAAPERDALREAAYFVERLAAERMPLAGLVLNRVHGSGAARLSAERALAAAQALADGSGVPRTPDSSENLDGVGIVDRDSGQTGSRTADDPGTRTPSDTSSPRSGSPQPAPSGEPAPSAPSKDSTARLTAGLLRLHAERMQVLARERRTRDRFTSLHPEVPVAEVAALPGDVHDLAGLRAIGERLAVQSARHDTASAEATADGKGAESP
- a CDS encoding DUF5994 family protein yields the protein MTGTTSEPTIAPQQALLPARLVLAGPDTGLRRTDGAWWPRSHDLAGELPALLMALNARWGRITRITVDSGMWPVSPRRMTLAGRMVHLSRCGTPAGRHKICLLSYGVGRCDLLVVPPESPPDEARHLMDEARDMPSSPKSPR